From one Lactiplantibacillus paraplantarum genomic stretch:
- a CDS encoding GyrI-like domain-containing protein produces the protein MTAYQIETKKQFTVAGLEMTINSQFNDFAGINREKTDFWTRINTDGSLAKLVSQAKDSSLYAVNEVVNNKMMHYAAVLPKNEQVAADRLIEFPGGTYLVVTGTAASQEELTAQLTGAVFGEILPQLTTYSYVGGPNAVQMQAVDDKFQGMDLVPVVMN, from the coding sequence ATGACAGCTTATCAAATCGAAACTAAGAAACAATTTACTGTTGCAGGATTGGAAATGACGATTAATAGTCAATTTAATGATTTTGCAGGTATCAATCGTGAGAAGACCGACTTTTGGACGCGAATTAACACGGATGGCTCGTTAGCTAAGTTAGTGTCACAAGCAAAGGATAGTAGTTTGTATGCAGTTAACGAAGTTGTTAATAATAAGATGATGCATTATGCGGCCGTTTTACCTAAGAATGAGCAAGTTGCTGCTGACCGACTCATCGAATTTCCAGGTGGCACATATTTGGTCGTGACGGGGACGGCGGCTTCACAAGAAGAACTAACGGCACAATTAACTGGTGCAGTATTTGGCGAGATCCTGCCTCAGTTGACAACTTACAGTTATGTTGGTGGACCAAATGCAGTTCAGATGCAAGCAGTTGATG
- a CDS encoding helix-turn-helix transcriptional regulator — protein sequence MNKTTRINMIMRYINNRSQFTLKELMQEFNISRSTAIRYVRTIEDLGLPLVAETGRNGGYAVMRNQVLPAIHFTTDEIKMMFIAFMATRNQQLPYLTSRRTVTEKLLGLIPMTQQDDLLILNQRIIFDGTHPQNPNLLDRADLPDPLLEALIQQLIINQCMQLTDSHEHTYTVAVTHLYHEQSQWWLEFINLATNVLVQWPLTKITHVENANVNLNSQAIEAKLQAATPAPNVELHLGPTAVSRFKRYHPFSLSLSYTDPYQMRGILRHHLPLTVDEIAFFGDWLQFLGQDVVPVQLPDELQRYLRERYQ from the coding sequence ATGAATAAAACAACTAGAATCAACATGATTATGCGCTATATCAACAATCGTTCCCAATTTACACTTAAAGAATTGATGCAAGAATTCAACATCTCACGATCAACCGCTATTCGTTACGTGCGGACAATCGAAGATTTAGGACTACCATTAGTTGCAGAAACGGGCCGCAACGGTGGCTACGCCGTTATGCGTAATCAGGTACTTCCTGCCATCCATTTTACAACTGACGAAATCAAAATGATGTTCATCGCATTTATGGCCACTCGCAACCAGCAGCTCCCCTACCTCACTAGCCGCCGAACGGTGACCGAAAAATTACTCGGTCTCATCCCAATGACTCAACAAGATGATCTGCTCATCCTAAATCAACGAATCATTTTTGATGGCACTCATCCGCAAAATCCCAATTTGCTTGACCGGGCAGACTTGCCGGATCCGCTATTGGAAGCACTCATTCAACAATTGATCATTAACCAGTGTATGCAATTGACAGATAGCCATGAGCATACTTACACCGTGGCTGTTACACATCTCTACCATGAACAAAGTCAATGGTGGCTGGAATTTATTAACTTAGCGACGAACGTTTTAGTGCAATGGCCCTTAACTAAGATTACTCATGTAGAAAACGCTAACGTTAATTTGAATTCCCAGGCCATCGAAGCCAAACTGCAAGCAGCAACCCCAGCGCCAAATGTTGAACTGCACCTAGGTCCTACAGCGGTTAGTCGTTTCAAACGATACCATCCTTTTTCGTTGTCACTATCGTACACTGATCCTTATCAAATGCGTGGTATTTTACGGCACCATTTGCCACTAACCGTTGATGAAATCGCCTTTTTTGGTGATTGGCTGCAATTTCTTGGGCAAGACGTGGTACCTGTTCAGCTACCTGATGAGTTACAAAGATACTTGCGGGAACGATATCAGTAA